From Vicia villosa cultivar HV-30 ecotype Madison, WI unplaced genomic scaffold, Vvil1.0 ctg.000321F_1_1_1, whole genome shotgun sequence, the proteins below share one genomic window:
- the LOC131626780 gene encoding cold-regulated 413 plasma membrane protein 2-like, translating to MGRILMQYLTSKTEPVVANLIDSDFNELKLAATKLFNDATMLGGKGFGMSLLRWIASFAAIYLLVLDRTNWRSNMLTSLLVPYIFFSFPGSLFHFFRGEVGKWIAFVAVVLRLFFNKHFPDWMEMPGSMILLVVVSPDLFALKFRNNWIGVAIDLLIGCYLLQEHVRATGGFRNSFTQRHGISNTLGIIFLIVYPIWALFIH from the exons ATGGGGAGAATTTTAATGCAGTATTTGACCTCGAAAACGGAACCTGTTGTAGCCAATTTAATAGATTCTGATTTCAATGAACTCAAACTTGCAGCAACAAAACTTTTTAATGATGCAACTATGTTAGGAGGCAAAGGTTTTGGCATGTCTCTCCTTAGATGGATCGCTTCCTTTGCTGCTAT TTATCTACTGGTTCTGGATCGCACCAACTGGAGAAGCAATATGTTGACTTCATTATTAGTGCCTTACATATTCTTCAGTTTTCCTGGTTCTTTATTTCACTTTTTCAG AGGAGAAGTTGGAAAATGGATTGCTTTCGTTGCGGTCGTGTTGAGGCTTTTCTTCAATAAACATTTTCCAGATTGGATGGAGATGCCGGGATCAATGATTCTTCTAGTGGTAGTGTCCCCAGACTTGTTTGCTCTAAAGTTTAGGAACAATTGGATTGGAGTGGCAATTGATCTTTTAATTGGTTGTTACTTGCTACAAGAACATGTGAGAGCTACAGGTGGATTCAGAAATTCTTTCACACAAAGACATGGAATATCTAACACTCTTGGCATTATCTTCCTCATAGTTTACCCAATTTGGGCATTGTTTATCCATTAA